The following coding sequences are from one Deltaproteobacteria bacterium window:
- a CDS encoding site-specific integrase has translation MAKLKYRTISKRTVDALPVEDREAVFWDDKLPGFGVRVYPSGSKVYVVQTRHRSKSRRVTLGRHGVLTADGARREAALAISRIKSGQEPVEKAPGTVTVAELAARYLREHVEVRCKESTQRMYRSVVERFIVPAYGHVAVEEVEQQHIAKLHFELRGIPYQANRALEIGVKLFNLAEEWRLRTGGNPCRFVRKYRETKRERFLTDAEFRRLGEVLEEMEAEGRLPAHPAAAIRLLMLTGCRRNEIVELEWKDVDLGAGELRLRDSKSGARLVPLSPAAARVLAELPRVEGNPWVIPGTKRGRHLADLNHYWERVRERAELEEVRLHDLRHSFASRALALGESLSMIGKLLGHNKIDTTSRYAHLARDSIKASSARVADSIGADILTREARRREQAEEGAAARG, from the coding sequence ATGGCCAAGCTGAAGTACCGGACGATCTCCAAGCGAACGGTGGATGCGCTGCCGGTGGAGGACCGGGAGGCGGTGTTCTGGGACGACAAGCTCCCGGGGTTCGGGGTGAGGGTGTATCCGTCGGGGTCCAAGGTGTACGTGGTGCAGACCCGGCACCGGAGTAAGTCGAGGCGGGTGACGCTCGGGCGGCACGGGGTGCTCACCGCGGACGGAGCGCGGCGCGAGGCGGCGCTGGCGATCTCGCGGATCAAGAGCGGGCAGGAGCCGGTGGAGAAGGCGCCGGGGACGGTGACTGTGGCGGAGCTTGCCGCGCGCTATCTCAGGGAGCACGTGGAGGTGCGCTGCAAGGAGAGCACGCAGAGGATGTACCGGAGCGTGGTGGAGCGGTTCATCGTGCCGGCCTACGGCCATGTGGCGGTGGAGGAGGTGGAGCAGCAGCATATCGCGAAGCTGCATTTCGAGCTTCGGGGCATTCCGTACCAGGCGAACCGCGCGCTGGAGATCGGGGTGAAGCTGTTCAACCTGGCGGAGGAGTGGCGGCTGCGCACGGGGGGCAACCCGTGCAGGTTCGTGCGCAAGTACCGGGAGACGAAGCGCGAGCGGTTTCTGACCGACGCGGAGTTCCGGCGCCTGGGGGAAGTGCTGGAGGAGATGGAGGCGGAGGGGCGTTTGCCTGCGCACCCCGCTGCGGCGATCCGGCTGCTGATGCTGACGGGGTGCCGGCGGAACGAGATCGTGGAGCTTGAGTGGAAGGACGTGGACCTCGGGGCGGGAGAGCTTCGGCTGCGGGATTCGAAGAGCGGGGCGCGGCTGGTGCCGCTGTCGCCCGCGGCGGCGCGGGTGCTGGCGGAGTTGCCGCGGGTGGAGGGCAACCCGTGGGTGATACCGGGAACGAAGCGTGGGCGTCATCTGGCGGACCTGAACCACTACTGGGAGCGGGTGCGGGAGCGGGCGGAGCTTGAGGAGGTGCGGCTTCATGACCTCAGGCACAGCTTCGCCTCGCGGGCGCTGGCTCTGGGCGAGAGCCTGTCGATGATCGGGAAGCTGTTGGGACACAACAAGATCGATACGACCTCGCGCTACGCGCACTTGGCGCGGGATTCGATCAAGGCGTCGTCGGCGCGGGTCGCGGACAGCATCGGAGCGGACATACTGACAAGGGAGGCTCGCCGGCGAGAGCAGGCTGAGGAGGGGGCTGCCGCCCGTGGTTGA